The DNA window tttaataaatgagaaactgatgacatagtgctgtattttacttctttatctccttttttcaagcaaaaatgctttgctctgattagggggtacttgaagtaaaaaaaaaaagttcactgaaaaaaggttgagaaccactcatCTACAACTTCCCGTAGATCTTTCCTTTGGGAACTAACAGCGGCGACTTCCTGCACGACCTTACCATTTCCACCCTGTTGACAAACTTGACTAAAAATAAACGTATGACATCGCTGGAAGAAAATTTGTGGCAGTGGTGACTCGAAGGATTCTCACTGGCCTTCGTCTTCTTTTATTTCCACGTCCGCCACAAGACTATTAGTCATCTAACTCGCAGAAAATGATAATATAAGACGAACATACTAATATTGGGAGTTGTGAGGGAGAAAACGTATTCATTTAGAAGAACAACAatgatttttttacattaataAAGTTGTCAAACTTTTAGTGTGTGATTTTGAACGCTGTAAAGTcctaataatacaataaatacatgtgcgatttaaaaagaaatacgtgaaatgtaataagaaaaaaatgcaatttattagagaataaaattaaatataatatattttcacATGAATAAAGTTGCAATACAACAAGAAttttgaataaatacataaattaataatagcataaaatatatttttttaaggtcgaaatattgtaaaaaaaatacatgtgcgattttaaaaacaaacacataAAATTTTCTATGATACAATTGTAAAGATATTACAAAAAAGTTGCAATTAATTagggaataaaataaaaaatatgaatttttttacaTGAATAAAGTTGCAGTACAACTAGAATTTTgagaaataaatgaattaataatagcataaaaaatattttctatgGTCATAATGTGACCATAAATACAAGTGTCATTTGAAAAAGAAATAAGTTCAATGTTATATGATGGATTTGTaacaatataattaaaaaaaagttgcaatttattagagaatgaaataaaatataaGATATTTTCACATGAATAAAGCTGCAATACAACAagaatttggaaaaatatataaattcatAATAGCATTAAAATCATTTCTTTTTTAAggtcaaaacattacaaaaagtACATCCGCAAAATTTTATAGGATGAAAttgtaataatataaaaaaaagttgcaatttatttgggaataaaataaaaaaaatatgaaatttttATATGAATAAAGTTGCAATATAACTAGAattgtgaaaaataaacaaacaatagcataaaaatgatttttttaaggTCGTAATATTACAATAAATACACGTTAGATTTTAAAAAGAAGAAAGTTAAATGTTATAAGATAAATTtgtaacaatataatacaaaaagtAGCAATTTATTAGAGAATGAAATAAAATGTAAGATATTTTCACATGACTAAAGTTGCAATACAACaacaattttgaaaaatagaTAAATTAATAatagtataaaaaatatatttttaagttcgtaatattgcaaaaaataCATGTGcgattttaaaaacaaatacataaaatgttatacgataaaattgtaaaaaaaaaaaatttttaaagttgcaatttactagagaataaaataaaaaatatgaaatttttacatgaataaaaatgcagtacaactagagttttgaaaaataaatgaattaataatagcataaaaaaaaaattctattgtCATAACGTGACCATAAATACATGTGCGATTTTAAAAAGATGTTATAAGATAAATTTGtaacaatataataaataaaagttgcaatttattagagaataaaataaaatataagatATTTTCACATGAATAAAGTTGCAATACAACAAGAATTTGGAAACATATATAAATTCATAAttgcataaaaaatatatatttttttaaggtcaaaatattacaaaaagtacATGTGcaattttaaaaagaaattcgCAAAATTTTATAGGGTAAAAttgtaataatataaaaaaaagttgcaattttttttgggaataaaataaaaaaaatatgacatttttacaTGAACAAAGTTGCAATACAACTACAATTGTGAAAAGTGAATGAATAATAgcataaaaattattttttaaggtCGTAATATTACAATAAATACACGTtagattttaaaaagaaaaaagttaaatGTTATAAGATACATTtgtaacaatataatacaaaaacttgCAATTTATTAGAGAATGAAATAAAATGTAAGATATTTTCATATGACTAAAGTTGCAATACAACAAGAATTTAGAAAAATACACAAATTAATAATagcataaaaaatatatttttaagttcgtaatattgcaaaaaataCATGTGcgattttaaaaacaaatacataaaatgttatacgataaagttgtaaaaaaaattttttttaaagttgcaatttactagggaataaaataaaaactatgacatttttacatgaataaaaatgcagagttttgaaaaataaatgaattaataatagcataaaaaatattttctatgGTCATAATGTGACCATAAATACATGTGCGATTTTAAAAAGAGATAAGTTCAATGTTATAAGATAAATTTGtaacaatataataaataaaagttgcaatttattagagaataaaataaaatataagatATTTTCACATGAATAAAGTTGCAATACAACAAGAATTTGGAAACATATATAAATTCATAATAgcataaaaatgattttttttttttaaggtcaaaatattacaaaaagtacATGTATGATTTTAAAAAGAAATCCGCAAAATTTTATAGGGTAAAATtgcaataatataaaaaaaagttgcaatttatttgggaataaaatgaaaaaaaaatgaaatttttacaTGAATAAAGTTGCAATATAACTAGAattgtgaaaaataaataaacaatagcataaaaatgatttttttaaggtcgtaatattacaataaatacacgtgagattttaaaaagaaaaaagttaaatGTTATAAGATAAATTTGtaacaatataataaaaaatttaaaaagaaatacgTAAAATTTTACAAGCTAAAATtgtaacaatataaaatatatagcAATTTATTAGtggataaaataaaaaatatgacatttttacaTGAATAAAGTTGCAGTACAACTAACTAAAAATTCATTACCATTCATCTATGTGTGTCATGTATGAAATAGTGCGACTTGttcatactttttatttttaaatgtcctTCTATTCTTACCTTTACCTTTCAGTACACAAGAAGGGGAAAGCAGTGAGTGGAGAAACACTCGGGCGACTTTGGCCCCGCCGGTCGTGCAGTTTAATGTCAACTGATCCATGTGGGACGCCGGCGATCAACAGTGATAACAACAATTAGAATTCCAGAATTCTAGTCTCTCGTCCAAGctcctcttctttgaactgtttttttgTCAGGACACTGGCCGATGGCATgactaaatacaaataaacaaaagatactatcaatggtacaaaacaaaccaaaaacttgcacagaggcataaatataAACAAGAGCTTACGTGCCGTGGGCAAATCAAtaatcagcgtggcaaggcaaggtaggtgcgtggtcatcagGGTTCGATACAAAGTCCGGGAAGTAAAGCAAGTACACAAGCAAGCAGCAAGTAGTACAgaaaagttcccaggacgaggataGAAACAGAATGGTATAGATAATGACTCTGATGATGATTACTACCAGGTGTgagactgaggacaggggcgtgacttggagaccgggtggaaactaatgagtaactttggaaacaaacaaaaccaggaagtgcaaaacgggaaacaagagtccaaaaacaaaacataaacatgatcaaacataaaactgatttacaggcatgacgttttttaatcaaaggcgatggctgttgacgaccccccttcccttagaaacagctgtttccatgtaatcagggaaagacCAAATAAAATCGTTCCTCAGAGCGTGGTGGAGaccgtacaagagtacagcccagacatttctcctcaattgagccaaatttaattctgtctctgtttaattcctggttttgtttgtctgtttaatagatgtcatcagtgtttgaacctgacagctcaAGTTACCAAATATGGTTTTATTTCCTTGTTCCAATGAAAGGTTAGGGTAAATGAGGGAAGATCCACAGTGGACTGTGGATTGATCCCTGTGGGACACCTGTACTTCTTTCGGGGTGTACAAACAAGCCTGCGGACTCGATAAAAAACTATTAGTCACAAGTGGGCGTCTCTTTTGATTGTAAGAACCTTTGTCTTTTCTGCAGTATTTCATCCAGGCACTGGTAGGCCACCGGGTCCACTTGGGGGTCAAATTTGTTGGCGAACCAATGGCCGGTCTCCAGTAACCAGCGCACTTCGGCCGCGCCGAAGATGCAAATGGCGCGAACGTGTTTCCCCGTGCATGGTGGGTAGAACTTCCCCTCCTCGTAGCTCCACTTGACCATACGGGTCTTGCTCGACAGGCCGCTGATGTCCGGGTTGCTCCTAGGCACCTCGCCTGGTACGCCTGGTATTCTCACCAGAGTTGCCCAGAAATGTTCATCGGGCGAGTACGTGTCCTCTGACCAGGCCAGAAAGTCTTTGACCACGACGGAGTTGTTCATGTAGACAACAAAGTCACGTGAGAGCACGAAGTAGGCGCTGCCAGTAAACATCTCGATGCCGTGAGGCGGGGCGCTCTTGGCAAGCTTCGTTTTCTGTGGGGACGACTGGTCCTTCTGCTCGTAGTGGAAGGTGAACCTCTGCTTCTTGAACCCGCTGGCTCGGCACGTCTCCAGCATGTTGGCGCCGTTCAGGCTGGCCAACTCCGACACCAGCTCCATGTTGGTCTTCAGGGGAAAGTCCTGCCCGCAGAGGTTGATGACATACTTCCAGGGGACGTCCACCTCCAGGAGGTCGGACAGGCAGTTGATGTCGGCTTTCAGGCGAGTGAAGCCGGCGTAAATGACGTACTCGCGCTTGGAGGCGATGAAGACGTTGGGCAAGCAGCGAGCTAAGCCTTCCATCGCCGACCTAAACATAGCGGGGGACTTTTGGTCGTAGTGAATGCAGAACACGTTACTCGGCGAGTACAGCGCCCTGATCTGCCGCTCCACCATCCAGGCATACTTGTGCACCACCAGCGAGTACGCCAGGTGGAAGTGGCTCTCCTTCTCGGTGGCGCACATGTCTTCGTAGCCCCTGACCTGAAGGAAATGCGAGCAGTCCGCCGTGAGGTTGCGCAGCGTCTCATCCGGGTCCTCCGTGGCATTTCTCCTGATCGCCAGCGACCTGCCCAGCTCCACCGGGTGCAGGTCGGTCACGGCAGAGCAGTTCACATTGTACTTGTGAAACGTCGGGGCGCGGCTTGGCAGCTGCGGCATGAAGCGATGTAGATTGTGAGGCAGGTAGCTGCTGATGCACAGGACCGCCAGCACCACCAATGCCAGACAGGCGAAATATATCTTTTTGTCCACCAGAAAACTTCGGATGTTCATGCTGTGAGGAAGCAGAGTCAAACATGTGAGTCAAAGGAAGCGAAAGAAAAAGTGAAGTAGACTCTGTGGACATTTGTAAACTTGGTTTCAGCAGAATTTGGTCTGGTGTGACAACAACACCCGATTGGAAAGTTTGACATCACAGTGTTTATTATTTACATACCAGGAAGGTTCCGCAAATCCAGAGCTTTAAACCTGaaatttgagttgatttactcAAAAAAGGGAAACTTTGCGTGTCGTGTGCCAGAACAACTGATCTGAGTTGGTTCAATCAAAGCTGagtatgtcatacttgccaaccttgagacctctgatttcgggaggtggggggtcggGGGCATTGTTGGCTGGTCGGGcgaaggcgtggttgggggcgtggggcgtggttaagaggggaggagtacatttacagccaattcaccaactcgagtatttcatatacatgtatatatcatatatatatatatatatatacgatcagtgccagagcttggtccggattgccggcagtaagtcgaacacgtttccagtgagggttggactccgccaaggctgtcctttgtcaccgattctgttcataacttttatggacagaatttctaggcgcagtcaaggcgttgaggggttccggtttggtaaccgcaggattaggtctctgctttttgcagatgatgtggtcctgatggcttcatctgaccgggatcttcagctctcgctggatcggttcgcagccgagtgtgaagcgaccggaatgagaatcagcacctccaagtccgagtccatggttctcgcccggaaaagggtggaatgccatctccgggttgaggaggagaccctgccccaagtggaggagttcaagtacctaggagtcttgttcacgagtgagggaagagtggatcgtgagatcgacaggcggatcggtgcggcgtcttcagtaatgcggacgttgtatcgatccgttgtggtaaagaaggagctgagccggaaggcaaagctctcaatttaccggtcgatctacgttccattcctcacctatggtcatgagctttgggtcatgaccgaaaggataaaatcacgggtacaagcggcccaaatgagtttcctccgccgtgtggcggggctctcccttagagatagggtgagaagctctgccatccgggaggaactcaaagtaaagccgctgctccttcacatcgagaggagccagatgaggtggttcgggcatctggtcaggatgccacccgaacgcctccctagggaggtgtttagggcacgtccaaccggtaggaggccacagggaagacccaggacacgttgggaagactatgtctggcctgggaacgcctcgggatcccccgggaagagctagacgaagtggctggggagagggaagtctgggtttccctgcttaggctgttgcccccgcgacccgacctcggataagcggaagatgatggatggatggatgtatatatatatatatatatatgaaatacttgactttcagtgaattctagctatatatatttattttattatatatataaataaaagaaatacttgaatttcagacggcacctatcaattacacagtaataaaaacacagttgttctactaactgtactgtgcttgctggttactaaaaaaaaaaaaaaaacacttacctttcactatttgagtaacctttgttctgccatttgcgtactggccaatcaaaaagcaaccccggcCATAACGctgtagccaacattcaccaggagatggcaacagacaacatagaatcactctattacagacggcgtcgccatggctgtaacttcctcgttcttctgctccgTCTCCttctgtgtgcagttttttattaaaatccgtagatgttgtaacgtgattgggcaggcgaGCTGTTTacatagtgggaaagcggacgtgaaaacaggctgtccccactcatgcccgcatggagctggacggggcgtggcctccagctccggctgaatttcgggagaaaatttcttccgggaggttttcgggagtggcgctgaatttcgggagtctcccggaaaacccgggagggttggcaagtatggagtaGGTTGACTCTGAGTTAAGACCACAATAAAAAGTCATGATCAATGGAGCACTGACTCTACAATTCACCATAGCAGCCGTGGGCAGAAAATGTCGTCTTCCATTACCCAGCTGGAAGTGAAAGTGTTCATACATGTTCATTTCGAGTTATACTGGTGATAAAATCGATTCCCATCCAAATCATGAtttgtatttaccgtattttccggaccatagggcacaccggattataaggggcactgccgatgaatggtctcttttcgatcttttttcatgtaTCAGAGCGTTCACACTCTGATCCTTCAGggtttgaccgttgaaatttggtcatctcCCAACaagcacaacacaaatacaacgttgaaacaacatggttttcaacaacgtttattcaatgccaGGTTGTGACCTTGATATAACAATTGGAatttgctcatttcccaaccatttttctacaatacaaatacaacggtgaaacaacatgctttttgtcaggCTCGTCCCTGAGAGTTTGGTTTTGTTTcagtttttaccggcgatgctaacgcagctattcggccatgcaatgGATAGCGTCaatatgaatagcgtcaatagcttcagtttcttcttcaatattttcatactccaaccatccgtttcaatacatgcgtaatctgttgattaaaccgctgaaatccgagtctgaatccgagctaatgtcgctatatcttgccgtggtattcgctattgtttgtttacattggcagcactgtatgatgtcaaAGGGAAAtcgatagtcg is part of the Nerophis ophidion isolate RoL-2023_Sa linkage group LG08, RoL_Noph_v1.0, whole genome shotgun sequence genome and encodes:
- the LOC133557411 gene encoding beta-1,3-galactosyl-O-glycosyl-glycoprotein beta-1,6-N-acetylglucosaminyltransferase 4-like; the encoded protein is MNIRSFLVDKKIYFACLALVVLAVLCISSYLPHNLHRFMPQLPSRAPTFHKYNVNCSAVTDLHPVELGRSLAIRRNATEDPDETLRNLTADCSHFLQVRGYEDMCATEKESHFHLAYSLVVHKYAWMVERQIRALYSPSNVFCIHYDQKSPAMFRSAMEGLARCLPNVFIASKREYVIYAGFTRLKADINCLSDLLEVDVPWKYVINLCGQDFPLKTNMELVSELASLNGANMLETCRASGFKKQRFTFHYEQKDQSSPQKTKLAKSAPPHGIEMFTGSAYFVLSRDFVVYMNNSVVVKDFLAWSEDTYSPDEHFWATLVRIPGVPGEVPRSNPDISGLSSKTRMVKWSYEEGKFYPPCTGKHVRAICIFGAAEVRWLLETGHWFANKFDPQVDPVAYQCLDEILQKRQRFLQSKETPTCD